A single window of Sphingobacteriales bacterium DNA harbors:
- a CDS encoding carboxymuconolactone decarboxylase family protein, which produces MNDTAIEILQELGIDTSYQNNTLEQLSTADSKYLRDLKMNVKSVLAVESISAKDALLIALACATNNNNTILIDAFIQKAKANDANDAEIAEAQACASLLSANNVFYRYRHFVGKEFYTNAPARLRMNIMMNPVLGKELFELISLAVSAINGCEMCVKSHEQSVLHSGGTEQRIWDAIRLASVITSLSKIVY; this is translated from the coding sequence ATGAACGATACAGCAATAGAAATTTTACAAGAATTAGGCATAGATACATCATATCAAAACAATACGCTTGAACAACTTTCAACAGCAGATAGCAAATATCTGAGAGATTTGAAAATGAATGTAAAGTCTGTTTTAGCAGTAGAATCTATTTCAGCAAAAGATGCCTTGTTGATAGCATTAGCATGTGCTACTAACAACAACAACACAATATTGATTGATGCATTTATACAAAAAGCAAAAGCGAATGATGCAAATGATGCAGAAATTGCAGAAGCCCAAGCATGTGCTTCATTATTGTCTGCTAATAATGTTTTTTATAGATATAGACATTTTGTAGGCAAAGAATTTTATACAAATGCACCAGCAAGATTGAGAATGAATATTATGATGAATCCTGTGTTGGGTAAAGAATTATTCGAATTAATTAGTTTGGCAGTTTCTGCAATTAATGGATGCGAAATGTGCGTAAAAAGCCACGAACAATCAGTGTTGCACAGTGGTGGAACAGAACAAAGAATTTGGGATGCAATAAGACTTGCTTCAGTAATTACAAGCTTAAGCAAAATAGTTTATTAA
- a CDS encoding hydrogen peroxide-inducible genes activator, with protein sequence MISLTQLEYIVAIDNYKHFGKAADACHVTQPTLSMQIKKLEEDIGTQIFDRQRQPIITTPAGEALITQARAILRATKQFEELAAHYAQHIVGNFRIGIIPTVAPYLLPYFIGSFQKKYDNVKLKIIEMKTEDIIKNLQLDEIDAGILATPLHEPEIIEEPLFFEEIMVYAKKNHPLIQKQILQYNDIMREDIWMLTQGNCFRDQVVNICSIYDNFEEKTTYESTSIETLKKMVDIEGGFTLIPELAVLELSTKKLENIATFKQPKPLREISLVYIRNIGKRKILDAIKSEIINNIPDTLLQKNKGKIVEWK encoded by the coding sequence ATGATAAGCTTAACTCAATTAGAATATATTGTTGCAATAGACAACTATAAACATTTTGGAAAAGCTGCTGATGCTTGCCATGTAACACAGCCAACATTAAGCATGCAAATTAAAAAATTAGAAGAAGATATAGGCACTCAAATCTTTGATAGACAAAGGCAACCCATTATTACAACACCAGCTGGCGAAGCACTCATTACACAAGCAAGAGCCATATTGAGAGCAACAAAACAGTTCGAAGAACTTGCTGCACATTATGCACAACATATAGTAGGCAACTTTAGAATTGGAATTATTCCAACAGTGGCGCCTTATCTTCTACCCTATTTTATTGGAAGTTTTCAAAAAAAATATGATAATGTAAAATTGAAAATTATCGAGATGAAAACTGAAGACATTATTAAAAATCTTCAGCTTGATGAAATAGATGCTGGTATATTAGCAACACCATTACATGAACCAGAAATTATTGAAGAGCCATTATTTTTCGAAGAAATCATGGTGTATGCTAAGAAAAATCATCCATTGATACAAAAGCAAATATTACAATACAACGATATTATGAGAGAAGATATTTGGATGCTAACACAAGGAAATTGCTTTAGAGACCAAGTTGTAAATATATGTTCTATCTATGATAATTTTGAAGAAAAGACAACATACGAAAGCACAAGCATAGAAACCCTAAAAAAAATGGTAGATATAGAAGGTGGCTTCACGCTTATTCCAGAATTAGCAGTTTTAGAACTTTCTACAAAGAAATTAGAAAATATTGCAACGTTTAAACAACCAAAACCTTTGAGAGAAATTAGTTTGGTGTATATTAGAAATATTGGGAAAAGAAAGATACTAGACGCTATAAAATCAGAGATTATTAATAATATTCCTGATACATTACTGCAAAAAAATAAAGGCAAAATCGTAGAATGGAAATAA
- a CDS encoding 1,4-dihydroxy-6-naphthoate synthase: MPKVTLAISPCPNDTFIFDAMLHQKIDTLGIDFEVHFADVEELNQAALQAKYDITKLSYFAYSKVSEAYKLLDSGSALGNNCGPILISKNDFNIKDVEQLNIGIPGKLTTANFLFSLRFPNACNKKFMLFSDIEQQLQDDKIDAGVIIHESRFTYAAKGFKKIIDLGEYWEQTYQAPIPLGGIVVKRNIDQKLQEDINSCIKKSIEFAFANRHSSQNFIKEHAQEMSDDVIQQHIDLYVNQYSISLGEHGINAVRKLYQTAVENNFISPLHQPI; this comes from the coding sequence ATGCCAAAAGTAACACTTGCAATTTCACCTTGCCCAAACGATACTTTTATCTTTGATGCTATGTTGCATCAAAAAATAGATACACTTGGTATTGATTTTGAAGTGCATTTTGCAGATGTAGAAGAACTAAATCAAGCTGCATTACAAGCCAAATACGATATTACAAAACTAAGTTATTTTGCCTATTCTAAAGTTTCAGAAGCTTATAAATTATTAGATTCTGGAAGTGCATTGGGCAATAATTGTGGGCCAATACTTATTAGTAAAAATGACTTTAACATTAAAGATGTTGAGCAACTAAATATTGGTATTCCTGGAAAATTAACCACAGCAAATTTTCTTTTTTCTCTAAGATTTCCAAATGCATGCAATAAAAAATTTATGTTGTTTTCTGATATAGAACAACAATTACAAGATGACAAAATTGATGCTGGTGTTATCATTCATGAAAGCAGATTTACGTACGCAGCAAAAGGATTTAAAAAGATAATTGACTTAGGTGAATATTGGGAACAAACATATCAAGCACCAATTCCATTAGGTGGCATTGTAGTAAAAAGAAACATAGACCAAAAATTGCAAGAAGATATTAATTCCTGTATTAAAAAAAGTATAGAATTTGCATTTGCAAATAGACATTCATCTCAAAATTTTATTAAAGAGCATGCACAAGAAATGTCGGATGATGTGATACAACAACATATAGATTTGTACGTAAATCAATATAGTATATCATTGGGCGAACATGGAATAAACGCAGTTAGAAAACTATACCAAACAGCAGTTGAAAATAATTTTATTTCTCCACTACATCAACCAATATAA
- a CDS encoding RsmB/NOP family class I SAM-dependent RNA methyltransferase yields the protein MKLHQNIVQLIHQTLDKIFNEHELSDKIVPKILQQKILGSRDRKLIASTIYDIVRWKRKYEFIYHQLNINVDKNDALIAISLIARNIVIDNLSILSIDNAIVENIEKNISTKILDESINNSYDENLYNYILESLGSEWHEVAQTLNTVAPVYLYINPKKITVPNFTKELDKLNIEYEIPNYPSFIQKENWNCIKINSQQNLKNTNFFKEYFFSFQDFGSQCIGILFYQYIDKKEKTKILDYCAGHGGKTFQITNMLKSSNTQLFATDFNPKRLHKLKQNIKNKSITILDFNDVSAQQYNMILIDAPCSGTGTFRRQPDLKYNLSIASIEDKIKIQHQVLVDAASYLLPNGIIVYATCSILPQENQLQIKVFLDAHKTFNLVEEHILLPSTYNTDGFYMCVLKKIV from the coding sequence TTGAAATTACATCAAAATATAGTACAATTAATTCATCAAACATTAGACAAAATATTTAATGAACATGAATTATCTGATAAGATTGTGCCAAAAATTTTACAACAAAAAATATTAGGTTCAAGAGATAGAAAACTGATTGCATCTACTATTTATGATATTGTAAGATGGAAAAGAAAATATGAATTTATATACCATCAACTCAATATAAATGTAGATAAAAACGACGCACTTATTGCCATAAGTTTAATTGCAAGAAATATAGTAATTGACAATTTGAGTATACTTTCAATAGATAATGCTATTGTAGAAAATATAGAAAAAAACATCAGCACTAAAATACTAGACGAATCAATAAATAATTCATACGATGAAAATTTATATAATTATATTTTAGAATCATTAGGAAGTGAATGGCATGAAGTTGCTCAAACGTTGAATACAGTTGCACCTGTGTATTTATATATTAATCCTAAAAAAATTACTGTTCCAAATTTTACTAAAGAATTGGATAAATTGAATATTGAATATGAAATTCCAAATTATCCTTCATTTATTCAAAAAGAAAATTGGAATTGTATAAAAATAAATAGTCAGCAAAATTTAAAAAACACAAATTTCTTCAAAGAATATTTTTTCAGCTTTCAAGATTTTGGTTCGCAATGTATTGGAATATTATTTTATCAATACATTGATAAAAAAGAAAAAACAAAAATATTAGATTATTGTGCTGGACATGGTGGCAAAACTTTTCAGATTACAAATATGTTGAAGAGTTCAAATACTCAATTATTTGCTACAGATTTTAATCCAAAAAGGCTACACAAACTAAAGCAAAACATAAAAAATAAATCTATAACTATTTTAGATTTTAATGATGTATCTGCTCAACAATATAATATGATATTGATAGATGCGCCTTGTAGTGGTACTGGAACTTTTAGAAGGCAACCAGATTTGAAATATAATTTAAGTATTGCATCAATAGAAGATAAAATAAAAATACAGCACCAAGTTTTAGTTGATGCTGCATCATATTTATTACCTAATGGCATTATTGTTTATGCTACTTGTAGTATTTTGCCTCAAGAAAATCAGCTACAAATAAAAGTTTTTTTAGACGCACATAAAACATTCAATCTTGTAGAAGAGCATATTTTATTACCATCAACATACAATACTGATGGATTTTATATGTGTGTACTAAAAAAAATAGTGTGA
- a CDS encoding D-tyrosyl-tRNA(Tyr) deacylase: MRAIIQRVNFASVSINNELKSSINCGLLILLGIENNDTESDVAWLCKKIVQMRIFSDSEGKMNLSVQDIGGEMLLVSQFTLYASTKKGNRPSFIQAAKPEIAIPLYKQCIDMLENLLPNKILTGEFGADMKIKLENDGPVTIIIDSKNLE, translated from the coding sequence ATGAGAGCTATAATCCAAAGAGTAAATTTTGCATCTGTTTCAATCAACAATGAATTAAAATCTTCGATAAATTGTGGATTATTAATATTATTAGGAATAGAAAATAATGATACTGAAAGTGATGTGGCTTGGCTTTGTAAAAAAATTGTACAAATGCGAATTTTTAGTGATAGTGAAGGAAAGATGAATTTATCAGTTCAAGATATTGGTGGAGAAATGTTGTTGGTATCGCAATTTACTTTGTATGCATCTACAAAAAAAGGAAATAGACCAAGCTTTATTCAAGCTGCAAAACCAGAAATTGCAATTCCATTGTACAAACAATGTATTGATATGTTAGAAAACTTATTGCCTAACAAAATTCTAACTGGAGAATTTGGTGCTGATATGAAAATTAAATTAGAAAATGATGGTCCAGTAACTATCATTATTGATTCAAAAAATTTAGAATAA
- a CDS encoding peroxiredoxin: MALLNVGQKFPQFSKTSVVSLEKGKEFATLDNSVHTKDGKWLVIYFWPKDFTFVCPTEIIEFDNANGDFKDRDAVLIGASTDGEFVHLGWRNAHEGLNKINHPMLADTSKSLSRELGILTEGEEVCYRATYIVDPQGIIRWVSVNDLSVGRNVKEVVRILDALQTDELCPCNWEKGQETLS; this comes from the coding sequence ATGGCATTATTAAATGTAGGACAAAAGTTCCCACAATTCAGCAAAACTTCAGTAGTAAGTTTAGAAAAAGGCAAAGAGTTTGCAACATTAGACAACAGTGTACACACAAAAGATGGCAAATGGTTAGTAATTTATTTTTGGCCAAAAGATTTTACATTTGTTTGTCCAACAGAAATTATTGAGTTTGACAATGCAAACGGAGATTTCAAAGACAGAGATGCAGTATTAATTGGTGCTTCAACAGACGGCGAATTCGTACACTTAGGATGGAGAAATGCACACGAAGGATTAAACAAAATTAATCATCCAATGTTGGCAGATACATCAAAATCACTTTCAAGAGAATTAGGCATTTTAACTGAAGGCGAAGAAGTATGTTATAGAGCAACATATATTGTAGATCCACAAGGTATTATTCGTTGGGTATCTGTTAATGATTTATCAGTTGGTAGAAATGTAAAAGAAGTTGTAAGAATTTTAGATGCATTACAAACAGATGAACTTTGTCCATGTAACTGGGAAAAAGGTCAAGAAACATTATCATAA
- a CDS encoding ABC transporter permease — MLNKTLLHIIYREFITRARKKSFILLTILLPLLVGVLLVASIIIALHATEEITIAVKDETRFFEDKFRGLDNGNLTFHYIRDNNNIDYWKENYAKKYDAILYIPIIDLDAPKGITYFSNKQLGLQTEQIISNAITEEIRNRVLIREQYDIDLIDKLNHEISIEKVIKDKAQYGRTSLAGSIGYVLGFMIYMFLFIYGAMVMKGVSEEKQNRIVEVMITIVKPFDLMLGKILGIGILGLFQFLIWGILIFGIQTIIGIFFAKDMQALQQLQATQTMNTDNIGAQILSDISLSLKDLDIARILFSFLFYFIFGYIFYAAQFANWFCCN; from the coding sequence ATGCTGAATAAGACATTACTACATATCATTTATAGAGAATTTATAACAAGAGCAAGAAAAAAATCTTTCATATTACTTACTATTTTATTGCCATTGTTGGTTGGAGTTTTGCTTGTTGCATCAATTATTATTGCATTGCATGCAACAGAAGAAATTACAATTGCTGTAAAAGATGAAACAAGATTTTTTGAAGATAAATTTCGTGGACTTGATAATGGAAATCTTACTTTTCATTATATCAGAGATAATAATAATATAGACTATTGGAAAGAAAATTATGCAAAAAAATATGATGCCATACTATATATTCCAATTATTGATTTAGATGCACCAAAAGGCATTACTTACTTTTCTAATAAACAACTTGGGTTACAAACAGAGCAAATTATTTCTAATGCAATTACTGAAGAAATTAGAAATCGTGTATTGATAAGAGAGCAATACGATATTGATTTAATTGACAAACTTAATCATGAAATTAGCATAGAAAAAGTCATCAAAGATAAAGCACAATATGGACGCACATCATTAGCAGGCAGTATTGGATATGTGTTAGGTTTTATGATTTATATGTTTTTATTTATTTATGGTGCAATGGTGATGAAAGGTGTAAGCGAAGAAAAACAAAATAGAATTGTAGAAGTAATGATTACAATTGTAAAACCATTTGACTTGATGCTCGGAAAAATTTTAGGAATAGGAATTTTAGGATTATTTCAATTTTTAATTTGGGGCATTTTGATATTTGGAATACAAACTATTATCGGAATATTTTTTGCCAAAGATATGCAAGCATTACAGCAATTGCAAGCTACACAAACAATGAATACAGATAATATTGGTGCACAAATTTTATCAGACATTAGTTTATCACTAAAAGATTTAGATATTGCACGCATATTATTTAGTTTTTTATTTTATTTTATTTTTGGTTATATATTTTATGCAGCACAATTTGCGAATTGGTTCTGCTGTAACTGA
- a CDS encoding T9SS type A sorting domain-containing protein yields the protein MNFNTWQRISDINTNGNITAITKFENKIWASISSNIYNYDGSSWQLAFSENDWTTLDLSVDNNHLQIVQHKIISGNFVDKRVGKWQTNTFIFYDTQNNIGYPLSVLEDKNQQTWFADLYSGLVKQTPNPYRILPNGPGSITNKDMAFAGNTLFVASSNAGNSANPTYNKNGIYILKDEFWTNYNQYNMQLFDTVYDITIAQAINSENKVIFGGNAPGGGIIEWNADNNQATVPLHTRPFSNTKLRITGSTIDAQNNVWITDAFSTFPLIYRKSDGTYAYFQNAYLNGALLKDVAIDDYGQVWIAKESNNGGLVVLNHNNTLDDASDDTYVNYATGENNGNLSSNNVICLITDKEGEIWLGTSNGISVIRCAGSAIDLNCPAEQICISRNDNTNFCDNLLENQVINCIQIDAANRKWIGTQNGIYLVSADGETQIHYFNTDNSPILGNVVRSIAIHPNNGDVYIGTDKGINVYRSEATVANSSSEDAFVYPNPVYSDYVGTIAIKNIPNNCEVKITDVAGNLVYQTQAIGGQATWDGNLHNGQRAASGVYLVLCKGKEKKEKVATKFVLFN from the coding sequence TTGAATTTTAATACATGGCAAAGAATTTCAGATATTAATACAAATGGAAATATTACAGCAATAACAAAGTTTGAAAATAAAATTTGGGCAAGTATATCAAGTAATATTTATAATTATGATGGTAGTAGCTGGCAATTAGCATTCTCAGAAAACGATTGGACAACATTAGATTTATCTGTTGATAATAACCATTTGCAAATTGTACAACATAAAATTATAAGTGGAAATTTTGTAGACAAACGAGTAGGAAAGTGGCAAACAAATACATTCATTTTTTATGATACACAAAATAACATTGGATATCCATTGAGTGTTTTAGAAGATAAAAATCAACAAACATGGTTTGCAGATTTGTACTCAGGCTTAGTAAAACAAACACCAAATCCATATAGAATTTTACCAAACGGTCCAGGTTCTATTACCAATAAAGATATGGCATTTGCTGGCAACACCTTATTCGTAGCATCATCAAATGCTGGCAATTCTGCCAATCCAACATACAACAAAAATGGAATTTATATTTTAAAAGATGAATTCTGGACAAACTATAATCAATACAATATGCAATTGTTTGATACTGTTTATGATATTACAATTGCACAAGCCATTAACTCAGAAAATAAAGTAATTTTTGGTGGCAATGCTCCAGGTGGAGGAATTATAGAATGGAATGCAGATAATAATCAAGCAACAGTACCATTACATACAAGACCATTTTCAAACACAAAATTGCGTATTACAGGTAGCACTATAGATGCACAAAACAATGTTTGGATTACAGACGCATTCAGTACATTTCCATTAATATATAGAAAAAGCGATGGAACATATGCTTACTTTCAAAATGCTTATCTAAATGGTGCATTACTCAAAGATGTTGCCATAGATGATTATGGACAAGTATGGATTGCAAAAGAATCAAACAATGGTGGTTTGGTTGTATTAAATCATAATAATACATTAGATGATGCATCAGATGATACCTATGTAAATTATGCTACTGGAGAAAATAATGGTAATCTTTCTTCTAATAATGTTATATGTTTAATAACAGACAAAGAAGGCGAAATTTGGTTAGGTACATCCAATGGAATTTCTGTAATACGTTGCGCAGGTTCAGCCATTGATTTAAATTGTCCAGCAGAACAAATTTGCATAAGTAGAAATGATAATACCAATTTTTGTGATAATTTATTAGAAAATCAAGTAATCAATTGCATTCAAATTGATGCCGCAAATAGAAAATGGATAGGCACACAAAATGGCATATATTTAGTAAGCGCAGATGGCGAAACTCAAATACATTATTTCAATACAGACAACAGTCCAATCTTAGGCAATGTAGTTCGCTCTATTGCAATTCATCCAAACAATGGTGATGTGTATATTGGAACAGATAAAGGCATTAACGTATATAGAAGTGAAGCAACAGTTGCCAATTCATCATCTGAAGATGCATTTGTATATCCAAATCCAGTGTATTCAGATTATGTAGGAACTATTGCCATAAAAAATATACCAAACAATTGCGAAGTTAAAATTACTGATGTTGCAGGCAATTTAGTATATCAAACACAAGCAATAGGTGGACAAGCTACATGGGATGGCAATTTACACAATGGACAAAGAGCAGCTAGTGGCGTATATTTAGTATTGTGCAAAGGAAAAGAAAAGAAAGAAAAAGTAGCTACAAAATTTGTATTATTTAATTAG
- a CDS encoding DNA starvation/stationary phase protection protein, with protein sequence MAKKDKKKSADDSKLIQELNQLLATYQVFYQNLRGIHWNIKGQNFFDLHVKFEELYTDAQLKIDEVAERILTLGHQPLHTYSDYLKQSLVKEAKNITKDVDAVRMITENLTILIKFEKATMKHADGDQSTEDLLTQFIVYQEKTLWMFKAWLG encoded by the coding sequence ATGGCTAAGAAAGATAAAAAAAAATCAGCTGATGATAGTAAATTAATCCAAGAACTTAATCAACTGTTAGCAACATATCAAGTGTTTTACCAAAATTTAAGAGGCATACATTGGAATATAAAAGGTCAAAACTTCTTTGACTTACATGTAAAATTTGAAGAATTATATACAGACGCACAATTAAAAATTGACGAAGTTGCAGAACGTATTCTTACATTAGGTCATCAGCCATTGCATACATACTCAGACTATTTGAAGCAATCTTTAGTTAAAGAAGCTAAAAATATAACTAAAGATGTAGATGCTGTGCGTATGATAACTGAAAATCTAACTATTCTTATTAAATTTGAAAAAGCAACGATGAAACATGCAGATGGTGATCAATCAACAGAAGATTTATTAACGCAATTTATTGTATACCAAGAAAAAACTTTATGGATGTTTAAGGCTTGGTTAGGATAA
- a CDS encoding M1 family metallopeptidase: MKRILIYFLLLLPLFSIAKPPKKKNKKNRIQLDELVIKPENQFNDYKGSRTRLFDLLHTKIEVEPILQQRVAVGKVALTIKPYFYKQNKLLLDAKYMKINNVKVVANHQPIKSTYSYDSMYLKINFDKEYTKDDTLEVFVEYIAQPYSIGKQQVQQYGRGMYFINSLQKNKYKPFHIWTQGEVEANSFWFPTIDAPNENSSQELYVTVDTAYITLSNGLLIDSKTNGSKRTDYWKQEKIHSPYLFFLAVGDYKKYSTSWHGKSVDYYTFPEYFDNVQQVFGNTPEMLTFFSDLLKIEFPWDKYAQIVAHDYTAGAMENTSAVIFYDRLLADKNQSIDDNFDWIVSHELFHHWFGDLVASESWANLTLNESFADYSEYLWYEYKYGKNDADAYAQKSTEKYIHQLNTKNEPLVNYYYKEHQDNFDGIRYEKGGRILHMLRNYIGDDAFFKSLNLYLKNNQYSSAEVSDFRKAVETVTGEDYNWFFNQWYFSKGHPKLDVQYNFNQTNKTLEIKVKQIQNAQDAPSVFKIPTNIDIFLKDSVIRKQVTIVDKDVVFYFPLTEKPSFVNIDGDGILLADIGTNLSTSEQIAQFNFSKDFKNKYRALVALGKQIEQYETVQQFFIKNLQNTDWNIRNSVLDIVHRNSKYFNQDKLIIAYKNLVATEPKSTIRADALRYLSVLDLNQAAALAEKTLAIDSSYQCIAEALEILRLHNYPLAYKKATKWTDTRNALMLKTVGTVLKDTTINHLEFFKKAISLNNHYFAAENFDNLFLYLVKTKDTLLFKDACAFLLDINQYEESDYNINGASRVISYLKNNMNYQLQQKKLSSNEINIIKNKLEILESVIPKLLPESDFFRF; the protein is encoded by the coding sequence ATGAAAAGAATTCTTATATACTTTTTACTTTTATTGCCTCTTTTTTCAATAGCAAAGCCACCAAAAAAGAAAAATAAAAAAAATAGAATACAATTGGATGAATTGGTTATTAAACCAGAAAACCAATTTAACGACTATAAAGGTAGCAGAACAAGATTGTTTGATTTACTACATACAAAAATTGAGGTAGAGCCAATCTTACAACAAAGAGTTGCTGTAGGAAAAGTTGCACTTACTATAAAACCATATTTCTACAAACAGAATAAACTGTTGCTTGATGCAAAGTACATGAAAATTAATAATGTAAAAGTTGTAGCTAATCATCAACCAATAAAATCTACCTATTCTTACGATTCAATGTATTTGAAAATAAACTTTGATAAAGAATACACAAAAGATGATACATTGGAAGTTTTTGTAGAATATATTGCACAACCATATTCTATCGGGAAACAACAAGTACAACAATATGGTAGAGGAATGTATTTCATTAATTCATTACAAAAAAATAAATACAAACCATTTCATATTTGGACACAAGGCGAAGTAGAAGCTAATTCTTTTTGGTTTCCTACAATAGATGCACCCAATGAAAATTCTTCTCAAGAATTATATGTTACTGTAGATACAGCATATATTACATTATCTAATGGCTTGCTAATTGATAGCAAAACCAATGGAAGTAAAAGAACAGACTATTGGAAACAAGAAAAAATTCATTCACCTTATTTATTTTTCTTAGCGGTTGGAGATTATAAAAAATACAGTACATCATGGCATGGAAAATCAGTTGACTATTATACATTTCCTGAATATTTTGATAATGTGCAACAAGTTTTTGGCAATACACCAGAAATGCTAACATTCTTTTCTGATTTATTAAAAATAGAATTTCCTTGGGATAAATATGCACAAATAGTAGCACACGACTACACAGCTGGTGCCATGGAAAATACATCTGCAGTAATTTTTTATGATAGATTGTTAGCAGACAAAAATCAATCTATCGATGATAATTTTGATTGGATTGTATCACACGAATTATTTCATCATTGGTTTGGTGATTTGGTAGCAAGTGAGTCTTGGGCAAATCTTACATTAAATGAAAGTTTTGCAGACTATAGTGAATATCTATGGTATGAATATAAATATGGAAAGAATGATGCTGATGCATACGCACAAAAAAGTACTGAAAAATATATTCATCAACTTAATACTAAGAATGAACCTTTGGTAAATTATTATTACAAAGAACACCAAGATAATTTTGATGGAATTAGATATGAAAAAGGTGGACGTATATTACATATGCTAAGAAATTATATTGGTGATGATGCATTCTTCAAATCATTGAATTTGTACTTAAAAAACAACCAATACAGTAGTGCAGAAGTAAGTGATTTTAGAAAAGCAGTAGAAACTGTAACTGGCGAAGATTATAATTGGTTCTTCAATCAATGGTATTTTAGCAAAGGTCATCCAAAATTAGATGTACAATATAATTTTAATCAGACGAACAAAACATTAGAAATAAAAGTAAAACAAATACAAAATGCACAAGATGCACCATCTGTGTTTAAAATTCCAACTAATATTGATATTTTTCTAAAAGACTCAGTAATTAGAAAACAAGTAACTATTGTAGATAAAGATGTTGTATTTTATTTTCCACTTACAGAAAAACCATCATTTGTAAATATTGATGGAGATGGAATTTTGTTGGCTGATATTGGAACCAATTTGTCTACAAGTGAGCAAATTGCACAATTTAATTTTTCTAAGGATTTTAAAAATAAATACAGAGCATTAGTTGCACTAGGTAAACAAATTGAGCAATATGAGACTGTACAACAATTTTTTATAAAGAATTTACAAAATACAGATTGGAATATTAGAAATAGCGTATTGGACATAGTACATAGAAATTCAAAATATTTTAATCAAGATAAATTAATAATTGCCTATAAAAATTTGGTGGCAACAGAGCCAAAATCTACAATAAGAGCTGATGCTTTACGTTACTTGTCAGTATTAGATTTGAATCAAGCAGCAGCGTTAGCAGAAAAAACACTAGCAATAGATTCATCTTACCAATGCATTGCTGAAGCTTTAGAGATTTTAAGATTACACAATTATCCATTGGCATACAAGAAAGCTACAAAATGGACGGATACTAGAAATGCATTGATGTTAAAAACAGTTGGAACAGTTTTAAAAGATACAACTATTAATCATTTAGAGTTTTTCAAAAAAGCTATTTCTTTGAATAATCATTATTTTGCAGCAGAAAATTTTGATAATTTGTTTCTTTATTTAGTAAAAACCAAAGATACTTTGTTGTTTAAAGATGCATGTGCTTTTTTATTAGATATTAACCAATACGAAGAGTCTGATTATAACATAAATGGTGCATCAAGAGTAATTTCCTACTTAAAAAATAACATGAACTATCAACTACAACAAAAAAAATTGAGTAGTAATGAAATTAATATTATAAAAAATAAATTAGAAATATTAGAAAGTGTAATTCCTAAATTGCTGCCAGAATCAGATTTTTTTAGATTTTAG
- a CDS encoding ABC transporter permease: MVIYFMQHNLRIGSAVTDDTDTQSFTFPITIPIIISLIIMSIAIEQPFSTVAKWGSMIPFSAPIIMTARIPFNVSWLEQIASMLIMIISSILMIALSARVYRIGILIQGKKVQLKEIGKWIFAKY; the protein is encoded by the coding sequence TTGGTTATATATTTTATGCAGCACAATTTGCGAATTGGTTCTGCTGTAACTGACGATACAGACACACAATCTTTTACATTTCCAATTACAATACCAATTATTATATCATTAATAATAATGTCTATTGCCATTGAACAACCATTCTCTACTGTAGCAAAATGGGGCTCAATGATACCATTCTCTGCACCAATAATTATGACTGCAAGAATACCATTCAACGTAAGTTGGCTTGAACAAATAGCATCAATGCTGATAATGATTATTTCTTCAATACTTATGATTGCACTAAGTGCACGTGTTTATAGAATTGGAATTTTAATTCAAGGAAAAAAAGTTCAGTTAAAAGAAATCGGAAAGTGGATATTTGCTAAATACTAA